The stretch of DNA gactttgtatgataCTCTAAagacttttcatactcaccCAAATCACTGTATACTAagccaatgttattgtaggagctAGCAATGTCACTATGGCTGGTGTTTGTACCATATATAGCTTGCTGcatagctaatgactttgtGTAATATTCTATAGACTTTTTGTACTCACCTAAATACCAGTATACAAAGCCAATGTGATCGTAGCTGATAGCAACGCTACTATGGTTTGTGTTgacaccatatatagcttgctGCATAGCTACtgactttgtatgatattctagagacttttcatactcaccAAAATCACGATATGCCATACCAATGTAGTTATAATCACTGGCTATGCTAGAATGACAAATCTGCCCATGCAAACCTACATCTAATTTTAAAGCCATTAGATAATTATCGAGAGCCTCTTTGTGATCACTCAAGCATTGAAAAAGCCAACCAATGTTTCTGAAGGTTGTAGATGCATCCTCATGCTTGCAGTTCGGTCCAAAGGCTAAACTCAATATCCCTGTTGAACTCTGGTCAGAGGGGTTGCTCAGACTTTTGAAGTTCACCTTTGCCTACAATTTATTCAAGATCAGTGTAATGGATCATAACTCAATGATGATTTACAGCAAGTAATTGAGTTCGAATATACGTcaatttgtcataaactagcttTTAGCTGTCAGACCGCGTACTGAAGCAGCTAAGAAAAGTTGTCTATACACTAGGTTAGCCgtttcatgaaaaaaatcttCGAGTATGCGAGCTTGCTTTAAGGAGTGTTTACAACACGATTATTACTTTCTTTTGAAggaaaaaagatatattttcaaaatcatGAAAGATTTGGTaaatataaatgataaaatcCTACAGAGTTACTGAAGTCAGCGAGAATTGACAAGGATATGGGCAGCATTGACTGAGTTGGCTAGGGGGAAACATTTTAAGTATTAATTAGCTCTGGTATCCATAACCCATTCTAACCCTTCACTATGGTAGGTCAATACTACGACCTCCAAATGTGTATATAAAATCACAGGCTAAATCAATAGCTCTCACTGCACTACACTGTTGCTATGGGAACGGAAAGTAATAGTTGTTAAACTTATGCTCTGATTGGAGCAGAACAAACCAACAGCTCTAAGAGTGAGAGTAGCAAGGGAACATATAATTTTGATATGATTAGAATACGATTGTTTCCTATCATCATCTTCTaacagtattatattattatatattacaattatataaatttatgtacAAAATTGAAGTTGAAAAACACATTACCTCTGGAaaggtaaataaaaatatattaggtacaaccaaaagttttttgttttagtgGCAAGTGAACTGAGATATATTGTCTTGGTGAGAAGTAAGATGGATGGTGCGTAGCTAGAGGCAGCGAATGAGGAACGGAGTTAACCCTACCTCGATCATGTGAAATTTAGTTCAGAATAaccaatttatatatagatgttgTGTTTTCATATTTGATagtttgtaagttttatttaTCATGGTTAACCTTACTGCTTTCAATCATTTCATTAGTTTATCATTTCATTTATCtttctttattatattaattatatatatttatacagtccTATGGGTATCCAGGCAATCTcatgcgctgtgagagatcgtcatgtgtagtaattatgtgctcaattattcttaaatgtggaaatgtggtaGGGTGAAACTCGCAAATCCGGGTTAAGCTCCTATGCAGTAGGACCTATTTTGCTAATGCTCGTAACATGGCTTGAAACATGACTCTcgttatagtaaaggttataatTCTAAAACATtgcctttttcttttttaatcaataatattactttatatatttgtgGTTTTTGGAATCCCTGATTTTATAGCTAAAAAAAGTACTGTTTAATATTATTGTACCAATGTCGAACCAAACTATGTTAAGGACAATTTCATTCATGAGTACTAATTGAAAATTAacattattttgaaaaacttcaaatgTGGCATGTTAGAACTTGTTTTGTAATTTTGgcaattttgtttgttgaaatGATCCTAAGTTAAGGTTTGACTGAATCAGTATGAATTATTAGTGATCAAATACTTTAAAGACGGTGTGACAGTGACAGAATTTGCGCATCTCATGAAACTCTCACCTCATCTAGGAAACTCTTTGCAGCTATCATGTCTCCCATCTCTTGATGACAATGTGCAATGAGGAGCCTCCATAATCCTTGTTGTTCAGAGGAGACAACGAGAAACTGGTTGAAGTATTCTGCAGCACGGTCATAGTTATTTGTGTAGTAGAGAATGTAGGCGCTAAGTTCGGAATACTTGCGGAGCATCGAGGGACCTTCTGTGGGTGTTGTAGAAGTTGAAGCTAGCGGTGTCGCTAAGGTACTGCATTTTGTAATCAAGCTCTCTATGCATTGGCAGAACTCGGAGTAGCTTGCGTTTTCAATTGGCTTACCAACGACCTTACTTAAATCATCTTTTGCCTCTTTGTACTGACCGGTGAAATAGAGAACTTGAATTTTTGGCAACAAACTTTCTTGAAAGACAGAAACAGCTTTTATAACTCGCTCTGTTAAGTTGTTCTGATAAACTGAACTAGTACTACACTTTTCAATTTGCCTTAGTGCGAACTCAATTGACTGTTTTACCGGAATAAGAAGGCATCCAAGGAACAAAAAAAGATTGATTGGAACATAGTATCTTGTAGCTGCATTCGGATTGATTTTTGGATCAACTTGGATTGATTCTGTTTGACAACCCTCTTTGAAATATGAGGTAGCCcgtatatagatagatagagccAGTATGATGTTTAGGTACATATGGTTATCATCTGAAAGCACACCTTGCTGGTGTAGACAGTCATAGTGTTCCCAAGAGGTGCTGGTTTTCAACCTCAAACACATCTTAAGGTTATTTGCGAGTAGAGTAGGGTATCGAAAAATGTCCGCTTTGACTTTGATATCACGATTCTCTGGTGGCTGATACTGGATAAACTTGGGTAAAAAACTGTATTTTCTCATGTCCTGAGCAAAAGACTTGAAGCGTTTTTCAATAACAGTTTCATTTCGACCGGCTTCAGTAGACTCATAGTCATGTTTTGCCTCGGAGAATGCTGAAAGCAGAGAATTGTTATCTGCACTTGACTCATTTGTGAAGAGAAGGATGGAAGATGAGAGCATATCAGATTTGTCACCAGCAAATCCATTAAAAGGAGCCTCAGCAGATTTCACATAAAATTCCATCAGCTCATTTGGTGTTAATGTTAGTCGTTGACCATCATCTCTGCCGCTTCCAGTTGGTATGTTTCCAGAGTTTTTTGTTATCCCATCGATGCGATAACCTGGTTTCACGGAAATGTTTTCCCGTAGATGAAGGTTGTGGGGTAACGCAAGTTCTTCGATGTCAAAACCTTTCAACGGAGATTCACCCAGGTTACCTATTTTGAAGTATGTGTCCATTGCAAGCTTCTCAAAGTACACATCATTTTTTTCAACGATGAAGGCATATTCTAAATCAGAATATGGTGTTGCCTCTCCTTTGGCAACTGACCCTAAAGCAATGGCTGAAAATTTGCAAGGAGCCTGATAGCCTCGTTGTTTGACAAGTTGATAACTACATTCGATAATCTTCTGTGAAAGTTTTATGAAGTTTTCACTGCATGATTTACTTATAGAAAGCAGCTTGTCAGAAAATTGTTTAGCATGAGTCAGATTGGTCTCAGAGAATGCGCCATCAACATCAAACTTCTCCACGAAACTACTCAAAGCCTCAAAGTCAGTTTTGGTCGCTCTTCTGTAATCTTCAAGCAATAGCTTGTGTTCACTGATAAGCTTTTGAAACTTTTCATAATTAAGGGGGTGTTCATTACGGTACCACCGTTGTTCTATTTCATAAACAAGTCTCTGTCTATCATCTGTTGGATCATACGAAAAGCAATAGTTTGCTAGTCCGTGAGCCTACAAAAGGTACTTTTAGAAAGAGCATTGTAAATATAAGGTGCAATAGCAAGATATAGTTTCAAATGTTTCCTGTTGAGCTGTTAACAAATCTTCATCATCTTCACTTTATCACCGCAGAGGCTAAACTGTGTCATAAAATCATGTTTGACCAAACTAGCTCTATATATTGACCTAGTTAGTCATGTTTATCGATCCTTTTGGAATTAACTTAATCCTATTTAATTAAACTTCTTACTAGTGAAGTCACTGACAAAACAGGTTCACACACCCACTAAATAGATTTAGTTTTCTGGATCAACACTGTATCAAGGTCTAATCTAAGTCATGATCTACACATAATATACCTGAAGGTAATGTCTCCAGTGACCAGAGATTCTTGCTCTTGATAAGTATGATCTAGTCAAAAACTCCAAATATGGAAAGTCTCCCATCAAGTGCTACAAAATAACAACAGAGATGAAACCAAGACAAGTTAGGTATCTTAGGAACAAACTCTTTCCTTCTCATAACTTTAAGCTTTAGCTGAAAATGCCAAGACTCTAGGATGTAGTTTCCTAATAACTTACCTATGATTTTTCTGAATACAGAAGGCGAACTTACACAGCTACAACTCTGATATTCTTCCGTAATCTAAATCAATTTTCATCAAGGCAATAAAGGCAATTTTTATATAtctttacaatatatttaaaatacaaaaagcaAAAATGTGTACGTAAAATAAATTGCATGCAAGAGACTGCCAGGTGATTTTTGCTCATCCCGTGGCAGTCTCTTGCAGTCTTCAGACACTCCTTTTATATTCTTTCTTCTCCATTGGCCCTGTCCCTCAGTAGCGTTTTAGACTCAGCAGCCGACTTTTGGCTAACTGAAAGTTTCGCTAGCAGTCATGTCTCCTGCCAAACCGAGGCTCAGCCAATTCATGCTGTCAGTCTCCTCGTTATTAGTTTGGCAACTGGCCCTGGCAATCTTCCGCTACACTTCCCCCAATGGAGGCCCGAATAGCTGTCCACTCAGCTTTGGAAGGCTCTTTGAAGTTCTGTCATGCCATACTCTAAACGTCGGGCCTGAGTCTCTGTGAACATGGGGTCGTCTCCAGTAAGACGCCGGGTATGTATCAGACTAGCGGCCTTAAAAGCTATCTCTTGTCAGCGGCCGCTGACATCTAACAGCTGATGGACTCTCTTCTTTTGCTGGTGTTAGAGGGGCTCATCAGTCATCGGTGCTCTTAGCAGTTAAGCTAGGTGCTCGATACACAATCCGGTCCATACCTATGGCTCTTCGACTTGTCTCTTGGGTTGTGTAGGCGGCTAGTGGTCGGCTTCTTAGTCTATCTCTTAGCCCTAGCAAACGGGTTATCGGCTGGTGGCTTGATCGATTTAGGTCAGCTCAACTCTGGAGAGTCGGGTCGGCTTTAGCTCTTGTGACTCAGACCATTGCTTGGGTTGGGCTCCCAAAGGCACATGCACGTCCACACTGACCGACTTGACTCTCATCTCCCTAGAGGGCCGGTGGGCCATGGTCCGTGTGGGGTACACGGCTTTATGGGGAGGTTGGCAGGCCATTCTTTCTTCTGTAAGAAGGTAGGCCATTTGGCCTCATCAACCAGATTAACAGCACTGCCGAACTCGCCACCTTCTCGGACCTTTCAGAGTGACATCACCTGGTCACGAGAGACTTGTTGCCAGTGGCAGAGGCACACGCAGATGGTAAAGGACTGCAATGCTTGCTACAATACTTGCTGCTAACTCCTCCAAGAACTATTAGTGATGTTAGACAATCCACAAGTGCTGGGCTCAGGCGTTGCCTCAGTCACTTTTGTCCAAGTAACACCACTAAAAAAATGCTAAGTCTGGATGACGTATTTTTTGATCTGCTTCGACAGGCAACTTCTTCAGATCTACTCATAGTCGTCAAGACCGAATCTTTGTCAGGAATAGTCCTCCAGTCAGGCCAGTCTCACTTATGTAAGAGATTTAACTCACCTATCAAGTCATTTGTAGATCTCGAGGGGTCTTCATTTGGATGGCTGCTCGTCATCTCCTTAAAGGATTTGATCCGAGCTTGCTTCATTTGATCACTTGAAAGTAGGCATCAACCAGGTGCAACTTGACACAAGGTTTTCTGTTTGAAACAGAGGCGCTCATGCAGGCAGCCTGACCAAGATGCTTCTTTTCTTCCACGCTAGAAGGCTCTAGTGCCTCGATCGAGTTTTCTATGCCCATGTTCTTACACACGTACACAAACTCCTCATCCGAGTTTATGGCGCTCAACAAGCATTCCTTTTTTTAGTCTGTATTGGCTTAAACAGGCTCAACATACCTGCAATTGAGTTTACAGTCTCACTTAGTTGAACCATGACAGCAGGTTTGTCAGAATATAAAGCGGTGTAAAGTGTGTAGATATTAGTATGTCTTTGAGAGAGTAGATGCTCTTTGTAGGATGCAAATGAAAACAGCTCTAGCCTACTAAGCTCCGGAGATTGCCGCCAATTATTGGCCTCCGTACCTATACGTGAGGACCGTATACTCTGGAGCTCTTGGTTGTCTCCCCTTTTGCTTCTTTTGTTTCAGCTATTCCTTTCTGTCCTCTTGCTAGATAGCCACCTGGTTTTTTCCTGAGGGCTGTGTGCACCTTTTTTGGGTTCTTTAGTCGCTCCACTACATACTTGGTGGAGTTTCCGCAGGGGGTGGATGCAACTCCAGCTGATCATCATTAGATTGGCTGGCTCTCCTGTTTTTGATAGGGGTGTGCCTCGATACGCTCTCATCAGTTAAGGGAGAAGCGTATCAGACTCTTCTTGGTTTTGGCTCAGCGTCAGAGCTCGGAGGTATTCACCCAACTGCCAGTTGTTGCGTTCCCTATACCATTGGCTTGAGGATGGTATCCAACTCGTAGAGAGTTTTATGCATTTTTTCTACCATGTTGGAGCTGGGACAGCTTGGTCATTACCTGTCTTTCAAGCTGAGCTTTCTCGTTGGCGTAGATCTGCTCTGACAGGCCTATGTATCAGAAGATCATTTTGTCCCATACACTGGCAATTATTAGAGCAATGGCTTCCGGGAGGGCCATAGCATCCTACTATTTGGCGAGGGGTTCTCCAGTACTAAGATCCATTTGTTCTCTTTAATGTTGTTAGCATTACTCCCACCAGGTCCACAGCTACCTTCTGCCAAAAACATCCTGCATATAGCCTTTGTTTGTCGCTGGCCATTTTTGTGCCTTACTGCTTTATTGCTTAGCAAACTTCACAATTCTTGATTAGTCTTTTCACCGTGACCATGATTCCTGGCCAGTGCCAGATCAGTTGCAGTTGGCTGATTGTCCTATTCTCtaaagtgaaaaaaattgtgAATTTTTCAAAAAGTTGGTAGTGAGTTCGAATGGCAGAATCTTTCATTTCCACAGGCCAGAGCAAGGAGCAAAAGCCAACTTCTCCTGCACAACAGCTGCACGAATACCTATTAATAGCCACTGACAGTTGCAGTTGGCTGATTGTCCTATCAGCCAACTAAATTTTTTTCAGTGGTTTCTTGAAGCAAGTAATGTTCTTGTTGCAGCTGTTGAACCTGCTTCGTCAGTTGCTGCACGGGTAGTGCCAGCTGGTTTATAATGTAGTCTAGCGCTACAGAGGTCTTTTTGTACCTCATCCATAAGCTTGACGGCTGTCAACTATCATCTTACAGACTTGACCTAGAGGAATTCTGTCTCAGATCAGACCGCGTTGGTCAATGTTGAGGTTGGTACTGCCAACAGGTGTCCTCATATTCCTGAGTAGGTCACGATGCTGTGAAACAGCTCTTTTGCAATGCCTGCTCAACAGGGTGCTGGCAAGTGTTGTTTCACTTGGCAAACGTGTTTATGAAGGGTAGTAGCTGTGGCTCTCTTTAGGGTGCTCAGTTGAAATTAAGTCTGCCATGGGAGAAGCTGAATCAAGCTCACAGTGTCCCTAAAGCGGCTTCAACTCAGTCAGCCTGACCACAGTTCTCTAACTCCTCTGTAAAAGCTTCTCGCAAGTAGAGCAGGCTGACGGCTTCTATCTATCCATTTGCTTCAGTTATTTCTTAGAATCAACTGATGAAGTACTCCACATTTTTTTGCGCCATAGTACTAAGGTGACTTAGAGACAGGGCCTGGGCACCATCATCATCCTCTCAATTACTTAGGCAAGATGGTATGTACCTCGAACCGCATTCCAAGTGCCTCTGTTGGCCATCTTGATGCCAATCCTTACGAGAGTACCTCGCCGACCCTTGCAGGCTTCGCTGCTGTTTGGAAAGCTAGTACACTCCATGATCAGAAAGTGGTCTTGCCTAGAAGCATTCTTTTCTCTGGCGCTCTCCTTTTACTATCAATAGAATAGCCTCGGTTACAGCATCCAGAGGCCTGCCACTTCTTGTGGAGTTGAGATCTGCAATCTCACTGCTTTCACCCATGTAAAGGAAACTGTAGTGTTTTTTGCTGTCTGACAAAAATCAAAACCACTCAGTGTTAGGCAATAAGAGATATTTATTTTGCAATAGGCTACATAGAAGAACACGAACAATGCAGAGTGTACGCATACACTGAACGGCATTCAAGAGGCTGTCAGAAGATCTCCTCTGCTCATTGTCACTTCAGGCACTCCTTTTATATTCTTTCTTCTCCATTGGCTCCGCCCCTCGTAGCA from Watersipora subatra chromosome 2, tzWatSuba1.1, whole genome shotgun sequence encodes:
- the LOC137387586 gene encoding tetratricopeptide repeat protein 28-like → MCLRLKTSTSWEHYDCLHQQGVLSDDNHMYLNIILALSIYIRATSYFKEGCQTESIQVDPKINPNAATRYYVPINLFLFLGCLLIPVKQSIEFALRQIEKCSTSSVYQNNLTERVIKAVSVFQESLLPKIQVLYFTGQYKEAKDDLSKVVGKPIENASYSEFCQCIESLITKCSTLATPLASTSTTPTEGPSMLRKYSELSAYILYYTNNYDRAAEYFNQFLVVSSEQQGLWRLLIAHCHQEMGDMIAAKSFLDEAKVNFKSLSNPSDQSSTGILSLAFGPNCKHEDASTTFRNIGWLFQCLSDHKEALDNYLMALKLDVGLHGQICHSSIASDYNYIGMAYRDFGEYEKSLEYHTKSVAMQQAIYGVNTNHSSVAISYDHIGFVYWYLGEYKKSIEYYTKSLAMQQAIYGTNTSHSDIASSYNNIGLVYSDLGEYEKSLEYHTKSLAMKQAIYSANANHSGIAMSYTNIGSVYWHLGEYKKCLDYYTKSLAMQQAIYGENTNHSSIAISYCNIGWVYSELGEYEKSLEHHEKALVLYQAVYGTDAYHLHIANNYHGHAEAYQGMGEYSKALDYCSKSLTMYQQVFGAGANYIVIADCLSTFGEVCNIVGDYEKALKHHTMSLAMYQVVYGLDANHAEIAVCYKRFGDVYKRLGEYSKALDYFKKSQTMYKVIFGIDTTHPKVLELNAAIAIVEVTQE